One genomic region from Nostoc sphaeroides encodes:
- a CDS encoding ABC transporter substrate-binding protein, protein MKVTLFQFQIPAFYRNLTNSPWRLSLIGIILSIFFIFLYGCQGTVQKNERVIHLNLWQSINPPVNRDVFDKLVDKFNQTHTDIQVESIFIGQPQLPKILTAVVGNTSPDILSFDPQLTGQFMELGAIRPLDKWLEKFPLKSEISPNLWEELKLDGHLWSIPLSTSNVGIFYRPKLFQAAGITQIPKTWEELREVAKKLTIDRNGDNRPEQYGMLLPLGKGEWTVFTWFPFLLSAGGEIVTNNHPNLTNPGAIAALQFWQDILKDGSATLSSPERGYEEDAFIAGRVAMQITGPWTYIMKSNVDFNVFPIPASVKPATVTGTGNMYLMKTTPKREQAALKFLEYVLSEEFQTEWSIGTGFLPVNVKSAQSQAYQEILQQKPVLKVFIDQMPVSGSRPIIPGYSRLSDSLGRAIEATMLGASPETALKQAQANIDSIWDSP, encoded by the coding sequence ATGAAAGTTACCCTTTTTCAATTCCAAATTCCAGCTTTTTACCGCAATTTGACCAACTCTCCTTGGCGGCTTTCGCTAATAGGAATAATTCTGAGTATATTTTTCATATTCTTATATGGTTGTCAGGGGACAGTCCAGAAGAATGAGAGAGTAATTCATCTGAATTTATGGCAATCAATCAATCCCCCTGTTAATCGGGATGTGTTTGATAAACTAGTAGATAAATTTAATCAGACTCATACTGATATACAGGTAGAATCTATCTTTATCGGTCAACCCCAACTGCCAAAAATATTAACAGCAGTTGTGGGCAATACATCTCCAGATATTCTGTCATTCGATCCTCAATTGACCGGTCAGTTTATGGAACTAGGGGCAATTCGTCCTTTAGATAAATGGCTGGAGAAATTTCCATTAAAGTCAGAAATTAGCCCCAACTTATGGGAGGAATTAAAATTAGATGGTCATCTTTGGTCAATTCCACTCTCCACTAGCAATGTAGGCATTTTTTACCGACCTAAACTTTTCCAAGCTGCGGGAATTACGCAAATTCCTAAGACTTGGGAAGAGTTGAGGGAAGTTGCCAAAAAATTGACCATAGACCGGAATGGCGACAATCGACCCGAACAGTACGGAATGCTATTGCCTTTAGGGAAAGGAGAATGGACTGTATTTACTTGGTTCCCCTTTTTATTGAGCGCTGGCGGAGAAATTGTTACCAATAACCATCCAAATTTGACGAATCCAGGTGCGATCGCAGCCTTACAATTTTGGCAGGATATATTAAAAGATGGTTCAGCAACCCTTTCTTCGCCAGAGCGAGGTTATGAAGAAGATGCTTTTATTGCGGGTCGCGTTGCAATGCAGATCACAGGCCCTTGGACTTATATCATGAAGTCTAATGTTGACTTTAACGTATTCCCCATACCTGCAAGTGTCAAACCTGCTACGGTAACAGGCACTGGAAATATGTATTTGATGAAGACTACACCAAAAAGAGAGCAAGCAGCACTCAAATTTTTGGAGTATGTTTTAAGTGAAGAATTCCAAACAGAATGGAGTATAGGGACGGGTTTTTTACCAGTTAACGTTAAATCTGCCCAAAGTCAGGCTTATCAAGAAATTCTCCAGCAGAAACCTGTCTTAAAAGTCTTTATTGACCAAATGCCCGTATCCGGTTCTCGACCAATCATTCCTGGCTATAGTCGTTTGTCTGACAGTTTAGGTCGAGCCATCGAAGCCACGATGCTAGGGGCATCTCCAGAAACAGCACTCAAACAAGCTCAAGCAAATATCGATTCAATTTGGGATTCTCCATAA
- a CDS encoding class I SAM-dependent methyltransferase — protein sequence MNTETIEFIERSLLVDGDYVSVGFEIIKPDKCFTNMIAEDTNVSDWPYLRREIPHNWYVDQRETYVGFLSRDEAHILYNTALKFRGKKALEIGCWYGWSACHLALAGVELDVIDPLLEKEDMYESVTNSLQSAGVLDKVNLVSGYSPQKVEELAEKLQRKWSLFFIDGSHEAPCPLSDAMICEQFAEADALILFHDLNAPDVAQGLDYLKQNGWNTMIYQTMQIMGVAWRGNIEPVKHQPDPDINWSLPEHLTNYYVSELSTDSVNEFLEIITAIRPYTLLGEARLFSLYSLAKEICLQDIPGNFVECGSCKGGAAALLAFVIKHYSLRPRLLYACDTFEGMPEPIEIDLHNGIAANDTGFGVGTLKAPIAENIQLICELLNVKDIVVPVKGLFAQTLPQYKSEIGSIALLHADGDWYESTMDIFNTLYDSVTPNGMIQVDDYGHWDGCRKALHDFEGLRGEQFNLHRIDYTAVWFKKGEVIDTQQI from the coding sequence ATGAATACAGAAACGATAGAGTTTATTGAAAGATCGTTGTTAGTAGATGGAGATTATGTTTCAGTTGGCTTTGAAATTATCAAGCCAGATAAATGTTTTACCAACATGATTGCAGAAGATACTAATGTTTCGGATTGGCCTTATTTAAGACGCGAAATTCCCCATAACTGGTATGTAGACCAAAGAGAAACGTATGTAGGATTTCTCAGTCGAGATGAAGCTCACATTCTTTATAATACTGCCCTAAAATTTAGAGGTAAAAAAGCTTTAGAAATTGGCTGTTGGTATGGTTGGTCTGCTTGTCACTTAGCTTTAGCAGGAGTAGAGTTAGATGTAATTGACCCCCTGCTAGAAAAAGAAGATATGTATGAGAGTGTGACTAATTCTTTGCAATCTGCGGGTGTCCTTGATAAAGTTAATTTAGTAAGCGGTTATAGTCCTCAAAAAGTAGAAGAATTAGCAGAAAAATTACAGCGTAAGTGGTCGTTGTTTTTCATTGATGGTTCTCATGAAGCTCCGTGTCCACTCAGTGATGCAATGATTTGCGAACAATTTGCAGAAGCAGATGCTCTAATTTTATTTCATGATTTGAATGCTCCTGATGTTGCCCAAGGCTTGGATTACTTAAAGCAAAATGGGTGGAACACAATGATCTATCAAACTATGCAAATTATGGGGGTTGCTTGGCGCGGAAATATTGAGCCAGTGAAACATCAGCCCGATCCAGATATTAACTGGAGTTTACCAGAGCATTTAACAAACTATTATGTGAGTGAATTATCAACAGATTCAGTAAATGAATTTCTGGAAATTATTACTGCTATCCGTCCCTACACTTTATTGGGTGAAGCACGTTTATTTTCACTCTACTCTTTGGCAAAGGAAATTTGTCTACAAGATATTCCCGGAAACTTTGTTGAATGTGGAAGTTGTAAAGGGGGAGCAGCTGCGCTTTTAGCATTCGTAATCAAGCACTACAGCCTTCGCCCACGTCTACTTTATGCTTGTGATACTTTTGAAGGAATGCCTGAACCGATAGAAATTGATCTACACAACGGGATAGCCGCAAATGATACGGGGTTTGGAGTTGGCACTTTAAAAGCTCCAATTGCAGAAAATATACAGTTGATTTGTGAATTGTTAAACGTTAAAGATATTGTTGTACCTGTTAAGGGTTTATTTGCTCAAACATTGCCTCAATATAAATCAGAGATAGGTAGTATTGCTTTGCTACATGCCGATGGCGATTGGTATGAATCAACAATGGATATCTTCAATACCCTTTATGACAGTGTTACTCCTAATGGGATGATTCAGGTGGATGATTATGGTCATTGGGATGGTTGTCGAAAAGCCTTACATGACTTTGAGGGTTTGAGAGGGGAGCAATTTAACCTTCATCGAATTGACTATACGGCGGTGTGGTTTAAGAAAGGTGAAGTGATAGATACTCAACAAATATAA
- a CDS encoding B12-binding domain-containing radical SAM protein, whose product MRILLVYPIFPKTFWSYEKILELVDRKVLLPPLGLVTVAAILPQEWEFKLVDRNIRAATEAEWAWADVVILSAMIVQKQDLLDQIQEAKKRGKLVAVGGPYPTSVPHEVENVGADFLILDEGEITLPMFIEAIQRGDTSGTFRATEKPDVTSTPIPRFDLLELNAYDMMSVQFSRGCPFQCEFCDIIVLYGRKPRTKTPAQLLAELDYLYELGWRRGVFMVDDNFIGNKRNVKLLLKELKVWMAEHKYPFRFDTEASIDLAQDAEMLELMVECGFSAVFLGIETPDEDSLQMTKKFQNTRSSLTEAVETIIKAGLRPMAGFIIGFDGEKAGAGDRIVRFAEQAAIPSTTFAMLQALPNTALWHRLKKEGRLRENQDGNINQTTLMNFLPTRPLEELAREYIEAFCTLYDPVQYLDRTYRCFLMMGLPSWKAPAKMPEWVVVKALLIVIWRQGIKRETRWKFWHHLFSILKRNPGVIEHYISACAHNEHFLEYRQIVRDQIESQLAEYLAQGAETPYVLVKEKAEEKAEAVVS is encoded by the coding sequence ATGCGAATCTTGTTAGTGTATCCAATATTTCCCAAAACCTTTTGGTCTTATGAAAAAATCTTGGAGTTAGTCGATCGCAAGGTTTTATTACCACCTCTGGGTTTAGTAACAGTAGCGGCGATTCTGCCCCAAGAATGGGAATTCAAGCTAGTCGATCGCAACATTCGCGCAGCAACAGAAGCAGAATGGGCATGGGCAGATGTGGTAATTCTCTCTGCGATGATTGTCCAGAAACAAGATTTACTTGACCAAATCCAGGAAGCAAAAAAACGTGGCAAGCTAGTTGCAGTTGGCGGCCCCTACCCCACCTCTGTACCTCACGAAGTTGAAAATGTTGGCGCAGATTTTCTGATTCTGGATGAAGGGGAAATCACTCTCCCCATGTTTATTGAGGCAATTCAACGGGGAGACACATCTGGGACTTTCCGCGCCACAGAAAAACCTGATGTCACAAGCACACCAATACCCCGCTTTGATTTATTAGAATTGAATGCTTATGACATGATGTCGGTGCAGTTTTCGCGTGGGTGTCCCTTCCAGTGCGAATTTTGCGACATTATTGTTCTTTACGGACGCAAACCGCGCACCAAAACCCCAGCCCAATTGCTAGCGGAGTTAGATTACCTCTACGAATTGGGTTGGCGGCGGGGTGTGTTCATGGTGGATGACAACTTTATTGGCAACAAACGAAATGTGAAATTGTTGCTGAAAGAGTTGAAAGTCTGGATGGCAGAACACAAGTATCCCTTCCGATTTGACACTGAAGCTTCAATTGACTTGGCACAAGACGCAGAAATGTTGGAGTTGATGGTTGAGTGCGGTTTCTCGGCGGTGTTTTTGGGAATCGAAACGCCGGATGAGGATAGTTTGCAAATGACTAAGAAGTTTCAAAATACTCGCAGTTCTCTAACTGAGGCAGTGGAAACCATCATCAAAGCCGGATTGCGCCCAATGGCTGGGTTTATTATTGGCTTTGATGGCGAAAAAGCAGGCGCAGGCGATCGCATTGTTCGCTTTGCAGAACAAGCAGCGATTCCCTCTACTACCTTTGCCATGTTACAAGCGTTACCTAATACCGCGCTTTGGCATCGCCTGAAAAAAGAAGGACGACTGCGGGAAAATCAAGATGGCAACATCAACCAAACAACATTGATGAACTTCCTCCCCACCCGTCCTCTAGAAGAACTGGCACGAGAATATATTGAAGCATTTTGTACTTTATACGACCCAGTACAGTATTTGGATCGTACCTATCGCTGCTTCTTGATGATGGGTTTGCCAAGTTGGAAAGCGCCAGCGAAAATGCCGGAGTGGGTGGTTGTAAAAGCACTGTTGATTGTAATTTGGCGACAAGGCATCAAACGGGAAACCCGTTGGAAGTTCTGGCACCATTTGTTCAGCATTCTCAAGCGTAACCCTGGAGTTATTGAGCATTACATCTCTGCTTGCGCCCACAACGAGCATTTTCTAGAATATCGCCAAATTGTGCGCGATCAAATTGAAAGTCAGCTAGCTGAATATTTGGCACAAGGTGCAGAAACGCCTTATGTGCTAGTGAAGGAAAAAGCAGAGGAAAAAGCTGAAGCGGTAGTCAGTTAG
- a CDS encoding helix-turn-helix domain-containing protein, with product MQEKKTIKITITLKQYLDSVGITSYVLGKWVDGVSPQMVYAIANGTRRPSLEVLEKILSSLHSHGYPASLEDIIQIEAKEN from the coding sequence GTGCAGGAAAAAAAAACTATAAAAATTACGATTACGTTAAAACAATATTTGGATTCTGTTGGAATAACTTCTTACGTCTTGGGCAAGTGGGTTGATGGAGTAAGCCCCCAAATGGTCTACGCCATAGCAAATGGTACGCGTCGCCCAAGCTTGGAGGTATTAGAAAAAATTCTTAGCAGTCTCCATTCTCATGGTTATCCTGCAAGCTTAGAAGACATTATTCAAATTGAAGCAAAAGAGAACTAA
- a CDS encoding restriction endonuclease, which translates to MYNILERWSITVDELSQAILENGSLRGMVFGYVAEIKLRNILQNAGTIASLVKDDDHDRKKKGDLRITYKGHEFKIEAKSLQTARNKVLNDGTFEGVSQVDASDRRTVTLPDGSKLETTNLVVGEFDILAVNCFTFEDKWHFVFAKNKDLPRTNWRKYTEAQRQYLLATTVKVTWPPKGIFTDNIFSLLDKIIEEQSNEPKEFVIVEEKGKLPFIAEE; encoded by the coding sequence ATGTATAACATTTTAGAACGTTGGAGTATTACCGTTGACGAGCTTAGTCAAGCTATTCTTGAAAATGGTAGCCTACGCGGAATGGTATTTGGTTATGTAGCTGAAATTAAGCTGCGTAATATCCTTCAAAATGCTGGGACTATAGCAAGCTTGGTTAAAGACGATGATCATGACCGAAAGAAAAAGGGCGACCTCCGCATCACATATAAAGGTCATGAGTTTAAAATTGAAGCTAAATCTCTTCAAACTGCTCGTAATAAAGTTTTAAATGATGGAACTTTTGAAGGAGTATCCCAAGTTGATGCCAGTGACCGAAGAACAGTAACATTGCCAGATGGATCGAAGCTTGAGACAACTAATCTTGTTGTAGGCGAGTTTGATATATTAGCAGTAAATTGCTTTACATTCGAGGATAAGTGGCATTTTGTTTTTGCTAAAAACAAAGATTTACCTCGAACTAACTGGAGAAAATACACAGAAGCACAACGGCAATATTTGTTAGCAACAACAGTTAAAGTTACATGGCCTCCTAAAGGTATATTTACAGATAACATATTTAGTCTTTTAGACAAAATAATAGAAGAGCAAAGCAATGAGCCTAAAGAATTTGTTATTGTTGAAGAAAAAGGTAAGTTACCTTTTATTGCCGAAGAGTAA
- the hemE gene encoding uroporphyrinogen decarboxylase codes for MGVYSTTPHLLRAARGEVVDRPPVWMMRQAGRYMKAYRDLREKYPSFRDRSEIPDVAIEVSLQPWRAFQPDGVILFSDIVTPLPGLGIDMDIAEGKGPIIHSPLRTQEQIELLHPLEPEAALPFIKTILQALRSEVGDKSTVLGFVGAPWTLAAYAVEGKGSKTYSIIKNMAFSDPTILHQLLAKLADAIAIYARYQIDSGAQVVQMFDSWAGQLSPQDYDTFALPYQQRVFQQVKQTHPDTPLILLVSGSAGVLERMAQSGADIVSVDWAVDMADARARLGKQVKVQGNLDPGVLFGSKEFIRDRILDTVRKAGNWGHILNLGHGVLPETPEENVAFFFETAKELNLAGVKG; via the coding sequence ATGGGTGTTTATTCAACGACTCCTCATCTCTTACGGGCTGCTCGTGGTGAAGTAGTAGATCGTCCCCCTGTATGGATGATGCGACAAGCGGGACGGTATATGAAAGCATATCGAGACTTAAGAGAGAAGTATCCTTCGTTTCGCGATCGCTCCGAAATTCCAGATGTAGCAATTGAAGTTTCCTTGCAACCGTGGAGAGCCTTCCAACCAGACGGAGTAATTTTATTTTCTGATATTGTCACCCCATTACCTGGTTTGGGCATTGACATGGATATTGCCGAAGGTAAAGGGCCAATCATTCACTCGCCCCTCCGCACTCAAGAACAAATCGAACTTCTGCATCCTTTAGAACCAGAAGCAGCTCTACCATTCATCAAGACAATCTTACAAGCACTGCGTTCGGAAGTAGGCGATAAATCAACAGTGTTGGGCTTTGTAGGTGCGCCGTGGACATTAGCAGCTTATGCAGTCGAAGGAAAAGGTTCTAAAACCTACTCCATCATCAAAAATATGGCATTTTCCGATCCGACGATATTGCATCAATTGTTAGCTAAATTAGCAGATGCGATCGCCATCTATGCCCGCTACCAAATTGACTCTGGCGCTCAAGTTGTGCAAATGTTCGATTCTTGGGCGGGTCAATTGAGTCCTCAAGATTATGACACCTTTGCTCTCCCCTATCAACAGCGAGTTTTCCAGCAGGTTAAGCAAACCCACCCCGATACACCTTTGATTTTACTAGTTAGTGGTAGTGCCGGTGTGTTGGAAAGAATGGCACAATCTGGCGCTGATATAGTCAGTGTAGACTGGGCTGTAGATATGGCAGACGCACGAGCCAGATTGGGTAAGCAAGTCAAAGTTCAAGGAAATCTTGACCCAGGCGTGCTATTCGGCTCTAAAGAATTTATCCGCGATCGCATTCTTGATACCGTTCGCAAAGCTGGTAATTGGGGTCACATTCTCAATCTCGGTCATGGTGTCCTCCCAGAAACTCCCGAAGAAAATGTCGCTTTCTTCTTTGAAACCGCAAAGGAATTGAATCTTGCAGGAGTTAAGGGTTAG
- a CDS encoding glycosyltransferase family 4 protein, giving the protein MYHKLLFMSTPMGAIGSGLGGGVELTLSNIATEMLRRGHKLEIVAPQGSISNSLPIKEIPGELIQIPAQNQSRSDPIVLHKNSVLANMWDYARQVQADYDLIVNFAYDWLPLYLTPFFNCAIAHLISMGSLTDAMDQIIEQVAINFPNTIGVHSQTQAATFTFAERCICLLNGLDLSIYQFCPKPTQSLAWVGRIAPEKGLEDAVAAAEIIGITLKIFGFKQDVSYWDKICQEYPNAPIEYVGFLPTVELQKELGKCQALLVTPRWIEAFGNVAIEALACGVPLISYRRGGLIEIVQEGKTGFLVEPDNVEGLVEAIKHLDEIDRQACRHQAETLYSLEAMGDRTEEWFQKILRN; this is encoded by the coding sequence ATGTACCATAAATTATTATTTATGTCTACCCCAATGGGTGCTATAGGTTCAGGATTGGGAGGCGGAGTAGAGTTAACGCTATCTAATATTGCTACAGAGATGCTGCGGCGAGGACATAAATTAGAAATTGTTGCACCGCAAGGGTCTATTAGCAATTCCTTACCGATTAAAGAAATTCCCGGAGAACTAATACAGATTCCAGCGCAAAATCAAAGTCGTAGCGATCCAATTGTGCTGCATAAAAATTCTGTTCTGGCGAATATGTGGGATTATGCTCGCCAAGTGCAAGCAGATTATGATTTGATTGTCAACTTTGCTTATGATTGGCTACCACTATATTTAACACCATTTTTTAACTGTGCGATCGCACATCTGATCAGCATGGGTTCTTTGACAGATGCAATGGATCAGATTATTGAACAAGTAGCAATCAATTTTCCGAATACTATCGGTGTTCATAGCCAAACACAGGCAGCTACTTTCACCTTTGCAGAACGGTGTATTTGTCTGCTAAACGGTTTGGATTTATCTATTTATCAATTTTGCCCAAAACCAACTCAGAGCTTGGCGTGGGTAGGTAGAATAGCTCCTGAAAAAGGTCTAGAAGATGCAGTAGCAGCAGCAGAAATCATTGGTATTACGCTGAAAATATTTGGGTTTAAACAGGATGTATCTTACTGGGATAAAATTTGCCAAGAATACCCTAATGCTCCCATCGAATATGTAGGATTTTTACCAACGGTTGAGCTACAAAAGGAGCTAGGTAAATGCCAAGCACTTTTAGTAACTCCTCGTTGGATAGAAGCATTTGGAAATGTAGCAATAGAGGCGCTTGCTTGTGGTGTGCCTTTGATTAGTTATCGTCGGGGTGGTTTAATAGAAATTGTCCAGGAAGGCAAAACTGGTTTTTTGGTGGAGCCTGATAATGTTGAAGGTTTAGTAGAAGCGATTAAGCATTTGGATGAAATTGACCGCCAAGCTTGTCGTCACCAAGCAGAAACTTTATACTCTTTAGAAGCTATGGGCGATCGCACCGAAGAGTGGTTTCAAAAAATTCTGAGAAACTGA
- a CDS encoding glycosyltransferase — translation MKIALVAGGYIPAPPLSNSILTLMQEYKYFLDNLGYEVDIFNDKNVNEVIDKINKNNYDFVHLHAYQFVSQFNQSLKQKYCFSCHNGYFLKKDKWEEDFKQGFQHYLNAPGIIALSHPTKDVFLQAGYSGYISTQVNGIDTQKFDFKDQGNNKAICLGWIQPRKQQKLLAEIINGKIAIDFVGPLDDPDFVEGSTTKYLGVWSLKDVYSHLTNYSCLVLISDGEVAPLVVLEAMAAGLSVVVSESASANLHSKDFIRVLPDDILTNATAENQKIVCDTITDLIDKNRFLRQEIVEYVRGNFDFSQIIKTYIQIIDEFIKFYY, via the coding sequence ATGAAAATAGCTTTAGTTGCTGGGGGATATATTCCTGCACCTCCCTTATCCAATTCTATCTTGACTCTGATGCAAGAGTATAAATATTTTTTAGATAATCTTGGATATGAAGTAGATATTTTTAACGATAAGAATGTTAATGAAGTTATAGATAAAATCAATAAGAATAATTATGATTTTGTGCATTTACACGCTTATCAATTTGTTAGTCAATTTAATCAAAGCCTAAAACAAAAGTATTGTTTTAGCTGTCATAATGGTTATTTTCTTAAAAAAGACAAATGGGAGGAAGATTTTAAACAAGGATTTCAACATTACTTAAATGCACCTGGGATAATTGCTCTTTCTCATCCGACAAAAGATGTTTTTCTGCAAGCAGGCTATTCTGGATACATATCAACGCAAGTAAACGGTATTGATACTCAAAAATTCGATTTTAAAGACCAAGGAAATAATAAAGCTATTTGTTTAGGTTGGATTCAACCAAGAAAACAGCAGAAATTATTGGCAGAAATAATCAATGGAAAAATCGCAATAGATTTTGTTGGCCCTTTAGACGATCCTGATTTTGTAGAAGGAAGCACAACAAAATATTTAGGCGTATGGAGTTTAAAAGACGTTTATTCACATCTGACAAATTATAGTTGTTTAGTTTTAATTAGTGATGGAGAAGTTGCACCGCTCGTAGTACTAGAAGCGATGGCCGCAGGTTTATCTGTAGTTGTTTCGGAATCTGCTAGCGCTAACTTACACTCCAAAGATTTTATTAGAGTTTTGCCAGATGATATATTAACCAATGCTACTGCCGAAAACCAAAAAATTGTTTGTGATACAATTACTGATTTGATTGATAAAAATAGATTTTTACGCCAAGAAATTGTAGAATATGTTAGGGGAAATTTTGATTTTAGTCAGATTATCAAAACATATATTCAGATAATTGATGAATTTATTAAGTTTTACTATTAG
- a CDS encoding NAD-dependent epimerase/dehydratase family protein, giving the protein MSQKRILVTGASGCVGHYLTEALIKETDHELYLLVRNPSKLQVDTKARSGINVLQGDMQNIRQFADLLSTIDTAVLTATAWGGDETFDINVVKTIELLELLDPERCQQVIYFSTASVLDRYNQPLKEAGEIGTDYIRSKYECLEKKEKLAIAPKITTVFPTVVLGGDANKPYSAVTSGIPEVTKYINIIRFLEADGSFHFIHARDIATVVRYLIDHPPENDQPRRLVLGQAPLTANQAVRQVCAYLGKKIYFRIPISLALANLIIILFRIQMAAWDRFCMNYRHFTYEKFINPHSFGLPNYCVTMSDVLKISGVKASSDKLQELL; this is encoded by the coding sequence ATGAGCCAGAAACGGATTTTAGTGACTGGTGCAAGTGGTTGTGTAGGTCACTATTTAACAGAAGCCTTAATTAAGGAAACAGATCACGAACTGTATCTACTAGTTAGGAACCCAAGCAAACTGCAAGTTGATACTAAAGCCCGTTCAGGTATCAACGTTTTACAAGGTGATATGCAAAATATTCGCCAATTTGCCGATTTGCTATCTACAATTGATACGGCAGTACTCACAGCCACAGCTTGGGGTGGTGATGAGACATTTGATATTAATGTCGTCAAAACTATAGAGTTGCTGGAACTGCTAGATCCAGAACGTTGCCAGCAGGTGATTTACTTTTCGACAGCTAGCGTTTTGGATCGGTACAATCAACCATTGAAAGAAGCCGGGGAAATTGGGACAGATTATATCCGTTCTAAATATGAGTGCTTAGAGAAAAAAGAAAAATTAGCGATCGCACCCAAAATTACCACAGTATTTCCCACTGTAGTATTGGGCGGTGATGCGAATAAACCCTATTCTGCTGTCACATCTGGGATTCCAGAAGTTACAAAATATATTAATATAATTCGCTTTTTAGAAGCAGATGGCAGTTTTCACTTTATCCACGCACGAGATATTGCCACTGTCGTCCGATATTTAATTGATCATCCTCCCGAAAACGATCAACCACGTCGGCTTGTTTTAGGTCAAGCACCATTAACTGCTAATCAAGCAGTGAGACAAGTTTGTGCATATTTGGGCAAAAAGATTTACTTTCGGATTCCCATATCTTTAGCATTGGCTAATTTAATTATTATTCTGTTCCGCATTCAGATGGCCGCTTGGGATCGGTTTTGCATGAACTATCGCCATTTTACTTATGAAAAATTCATCAATCCCCATAGCTTCGGCTTGCCAAATTATTGTGTAACCATGAGTGATGTTTTAAAAATTAGTGGCGTTAAGGCTAGCTCTGACAAACTGCAAGAATTATTGTAG
- a CDS encoding DNA methyltransferase — MEQLPLSEQKPCRVQGGEATTDVIVSSYITGNAEVFANIMKLHVPKNSIVADVTYGKGVFWQQVPVNEYRILFSDIDAKVQIDPIHEVQVKTQIDSRMLPFQDNYLDCMVFDPPYMEGLFRSSVRQLAGSGTHSAFRNHYSNGKAIEHADDQPKWHDAVVDLYLKTGLEAYRVMKPKGIFIVKCQDEVSANKQRLTHVEIITAYESLGFYTKDLFVVMRANQPGVSRLKTQVHARKNHSYFLVFQKMKTRISNVVTLRQ, encoded by the coding sequence ATGGAGCAGTTACCATTATCAGAACAAAAACCTTGCCGTGTCCAGGGTGGTGAGGCAACGACAGATGTCATTGTATCTTCTTACATTACTGGGAATGCGGAAGTTTTTGCAAACATAATGAAATTACATGTTCCGAAAAATTCTATTGTTGCTGATGTTACTTATGGCAAAGGTGTTTTTTGGCAACAGGTTCCAGTAAATGAGTATCGGATACTGTTTTCAGATATTGATGCGAAAGTACAAATAGACCCCATTCATGAAGTTCAAGTTAAGACACAAATAGATAGTAGGATGCTTCCATTTCAAGATAATTATCTTGATTGTATGGTATTTGACCCACCTTATATGGAAGGTCTATTTCGCTCCTCAGTTAGACAATTAGCAGGGTCAGGAACACACTCAGCTTTTAGAAATCACTACTCTAATGGTAAGGCCATAGAACATGCAGATGACCAACCAAAGTGGCATGATGCTGTTGTAGATTTGTATCTTAAAACTGGTCTAGAAGCATATAGAGTAATGAAACCTAAAGGTATTTTTATAGTTAAGTGCCAGGACGAAGTAAGTGCTAACAAACAGCGATTAACCCATGTAGAGATTATTACAGCTTATGAATCTTTAGGCTTTTACACAAAAGATTTGTTTGTAGTCATGCGAGCCAACCAACCTGGTGTTAGCAGACTAAAAACTCAAGTACATGCAAGGAAAAATCATTCTTACTTCTTAGTCTTTCAGAAAATGAAAACTCGCATTTCTAATGTAGTTACTCTTCGGCAATAA